In Tsuneonella amylolytica, one genomic interval encodes:
- a CDS encoding NAD(P)H-quinone oxidoreductase yields MTAMGYDAPGKADVFRAETVKVPVPAPGQVLIRVAWAGVNRPDVIQRQGFYPPPPGASPICGLEVSGTIVAIGDGVEPELLNQTVCALTPGGGYAEYCVTDARHCLPVPRGMSLKDAGAIPETLFTVWHNVFERGMASEGDTFLVHGGTSGIGTMAIQLAKAFGITVIATAGSDEKCGVIRDLGADLVINYKTQDFVEEVKAFTGGPGDARGVDVVLDMVSGDYVARNLQCLAEDGRHVTIAVLGGLKATIDMALVMRKRLTLTGSTLRPRTEDFKALLAEEIHQVAWPLFEDGTVRPVMHSAFPLREVGKAHALMESGELVGKIVLEVAGG; encoded by the coding sequence ATGACCGCGATGGGCTACGACGCGCCGGGCAAAGCCGACGTGTTTCGGGCCGAGACCGTAAAGGTACCCGTTCCGGCGCCGGGCCAGGTCCTGATCAGGGTTGCCTGGGCGGGGGTCAACCGGCCCGACGTGATCCAGCGGCAGGGCTTCTATCCGCCGCCGCCGGGTGCCTCGCCAATATGCGGTCTCGAGGTGTCGGGCACGATCGTGGCGATCGGCGACGGGGTGGAGCCGGAACTCCTCAACCAGACCGTCTGCGCGCTGACCCCGGGCGGCGGCTATGCCGAGTACTGCGTCACCGACGCGCGCCATTGCCTGCCCGTTCCGCGCGGCATGTCGCTGAAGGATGCGGGCGCGATACCCGAAACGCTGTTCACGGTGTGGCACAACGTGTTCGAGCGCGGGATGGCGTCCGAAGGCGACACGTTCCTCGTCCATGGTGGCACCAGCGGTATCGGCACGATGGCGATCCAGCTTGCCAAGGCGTTCGGTATCACGGTGATCGCCACTGCCGGCAGCGACGAGAAATGCGGGGTCATTCGCGATCTGGGCGCGGATCTCGTGATCAACTACAAGACGCAGGATTTCGTCGAGGAGGTGAAGGCCTTCACCGGCGGTCCGGGCGATGCGCGGGGTGTCGACGTCGTGCTCGACATGGTGTCGGGCGACTACGTGGCGCGCAACCTGCAGTGCCTTGCCGAAGACGGCCGGCACGTGACGATCGCGGTGCTCGGCGGGCTCAAGGCGACGATCGACATGGCACTGGTCATGCGCAAGCGGCTGACCCTCACCGGCTCGACGCTGCGACCGCGAACCGAAGACTTCAAGGCGCTGCTCGCCGAGGAGATTCACCAGGTCGCCTGGCCGCTGTTCGAAGACGGCACCGTGCGCCCGGTGATGCACTCGGCCTTTCCCTTGCGCGAAGTGGGCAAGGCGCACGCGCTGATGGAAAGCGGCGAACTCGTCGGCAAGATCGTGCTCGAGGTTGCCGGCGGCTGA
- a CDS encoding DUF1192 domain-containing protein: MDDDRPRPKGDAASLLAKEDLAPYSQDELRERISLLEAEIARVEKHRLTAAAHRDAADALFGKPAS, translated from the coding sequence ATGGACGACGACCGTCCCCGGCCGAAAGGCGATGCGGCAAGCCTCCTCGCGAAGGAGGACCTTGCCCCCTATTCGCAGGACGAACTGCGCGAACGCATCTCGCTGCTCGAAGCGGAAATCGCCCGGGTGGAGAAGCACCGGCTGACCGCCGCCGCGCACCGCGATGCGGCCGACGCCCTGTTCGGGAAGCCCGCGTCGTGA
- a CDS encoding bactofilin family protein — protein MARQSASGSTFSVIGSDVVIKGDIEASADLHIDGRVEGDIACASLVQGEGSHIQGGITAESARIGGAVTGSIAARELVVLRSARINGDVNYDALTIEQGAEVEGRFAHRVPQQNSAPVAVAEDGEPRLTLAN, from the coding sequence ATGGCTAGGCAGTCCGCCAGCGGCTCGACTTTCTCGGTCATCGGCAGCGACGTCGTCATCAAAGGCGATATCGAAGCGAGCGCGGACCTCCACATCGACGGCCGCGTGGAAGGCGACATTGCCTGCGCCAGCCTGGTGCAGGGCGAAGGCAGCCACATCCAGGGCGGCATCACCGCCGAAAGCGCCCGCATCGGCGGGGCGGTGACCGGATCGATTGCGGCGCGCGAACTCGTGGTCCTGCGCAGCGCGCGGATCAACGGCGACGTGAACTACGACGCGCTGACGATCGAACAGGGCGCCGAGGTCGAGGGCCGCTTCGCCCATCGCGTGCCGCAGCAAAACAGTGCGCCGGTCGCCGTTGCCGAAGACGGCGAACCGCGGCTCACGCTGGCGAACTGA
- a CDS encoding long-chain-fatty-acid--CoA ligase, which translates to MDVSNGPDHPSSQAYAHPCAWDVDLGAPTLPELLERAAARTPRAAAVDFLGRTYSYAEILDEARRVAAGLALRGIGKGDRVGLFLPNVPIYLSAYYGAMMAGATVVNFSPLYSAEELSAQVADSGTRLLVTVNVASLLPTASKVLDGSQLETLVVGSLGAMLPWPKRIALKLLGRKSIAAIPERADVVRWRHMLSSETAALPRVARDDLALLQYTGGTTGRPKGAMLTHANLATNALQVDAIDPERDTRDVILGVLPLFHVFANTCVLNRTVARGGCIAMLPRFDAKQALKALERVRATAFPGVPTMYQALLDHPQLAKTDFSSLRVCISGGAPLPAPVRERWEAETKSRLVEGYGLTESSGVVSTNPYEGLRKPGTIGQVLPHTRIRLLDKEDATRPAPDGQPGELVVAGPQVMQGYWNRPDAAADAFAEIDGTRWLRTGDVAEIDADGFIAIVDRIKDMIAVGGFKVFPSQVEAVLLEHPAVKEALVIGLPDDYHGEMPRAYVTLAEDAAATGDDLAKWLNTRVGKHERVSAVVVRDDLPKTMIGKLDRKALKAEVA; encoded by the coding sequence ATGGATGTCAGCAACGGACCGGACCACCCATCCTCGCAGGCCTATGCGCATCCGTGCGCGTGGGACGTCGATCTCGGCGCGCCCACGCTGCCCGAATTGCTCGAAAGGGCGGCCGCGCGCACCCCGCGGGCGGCGGCGGTCGATTTCCTAGGGCGGACCTATTCCTATGCCGAGATACTGGACGAGGCGCGCCGCGTGGCGGCGGGCCTTGCCCTGCGCGGCATCGGGAAGGGCGACCGGGTCGGGCTGTTCCTGCCCAACGTGCCCATTTACCTGTCGGCCTACTACGGCGCGATGATGGCGGGCGCGACCGTGGTGAACTTCTCGCCGCTCTATTCCGCGGAGGAACTGAGCGCGCAGGTCGCCGATTCGGGCACGCGGCTGCTCGTGACGGTGAATGTCGCCAGCCTGCTGCCGACCGCATCGAAGGTGCTCGACGGGTCGCAACTCGAAACGCTGGTCGTGGGCAGCCTGGGTGCCATGCTGCCGTGGCCCAAGCGGATCGCGCTGAAGCTGTTGGGGCGCAAGTCCATCGCGGCGATCCCCGAGCGGGCGGACGTCGTGCGCTGGCGGCATATGCTGTCGAGCGAGACTGCCGCCCTGCCGCGCGTTGCGCGCGACGACCTCGCGCTGCTGCAATACACCGGCGGGACGACAGGGCGGCCCAAGGGGGCGATGCTCACCCACGCCAACCTCGCCACCAACGCGCTGCAGGTCGATGCGATCGATCCCGAGCGCGATACGCGCGACGTGATCCTCGGCGTGTTGCCGCTGTTCCACGTGTTCGCCAACACCTGCGTGCTCAACCGTACGGTCGCCAGGGGCGGGTGCATCGCGATGTTGCCGCGGTTCGATGCGAAGCAGGCGCTTAAGGCGCTGGAGCGGGTGCGGGCGACCGCTTTCCCCGGGGTTCCGACGATGTACCAGGCGCTGCTCGACCATCCGCAGTTGGCGAAGACCGACTTCTCCTCGCTCCGGGTCTGCATCTCGGGCGGCGCGCCGCTGCCCGCGCCGGTCCGCGAACGGTGGGAAGCCGAAACGAAATCGCGGCTGGTCGAAGGGTACGGCCTCACCGAGAGTTCGGGCGTCGTCTCGACCAACCCCTACGAAGGTTTGCGCAAGCCGGGCACGATCGGCCAAGTCCTGCCGCACACCCGCATCCGCCTGCTCGACAAGGAGGATGCGACCCGGCCCGCACCAGACGGGCAACCGGGCGAACTGGTCGTCGCCGGCCCGCAGGTCATGCAGGGCTACTGGAACCGCCCCGATGCCGCCGCTGACGCCTTCGCCGAGATCGACGGCACCCGCTGGCTGCGCACCGGCGACGTGGCCGAGATCGACGCCGACGGCTTCATCGCCATCGTCGACCGGATCAAGGACATGATCGCGGTCGGCGGGTTCAAGGTCTTCCCGAGCCAGGTCGAGGCGGTGCTGCTCGAACATCCGGCTGTGAAGGAAGCGCTCGTGATCGGACTGCCCGACGACTATCACGGCGAGATGCCGCGCGCCTACGTCACGCTCGCCGAAGACGCGGCGGCCACGGGCGACGATCTGGCGAAGTGGCTCAATACCCGCGTCGGCAAGCACGAACGGGTGAGCGCCGTGGTCGTCCGCGACGATCTGCCCAAGACGATGATCGGCAAGCTCGACCGCAAGGCGCTGAAGGCCGAAGTGGCTTGA
- a CDS encoding DUF1013 domain-containing protein, producing MADQPKPLMPHATATWLVDNTALSFEQIAEFCGLHILEVQAMADDLAGAKYTGRDPVHAGELTNEEIEKGQSDSDYALKMHKAPVAVSRTKGPRYTPVSKRQDKPDGIAWILRNHPEVSDAQIGKLIGTTRNTIAAIRDRSHWNIQNINPKDPVTLGLCSQRELDATVAKAAKKAGIEDDTGARETRLGNDREALITELRAEREAAAKAAVEASQEAEAAAWLENKRAEEAAGEQ from the coding sequence ATGGCCGACCAACCCAAGCCGCTGATGCCGCACGCGACCGCCACCTGGCTGGTCGATAACACCGCGCTGTCGTTCGAACAGATCGCGGAGTTCTGCGGCCTTCACATCCTCGAAGTGCAGGCGATGGCCGACGATCTCGCCGGTGCCAAGTACACCGGCCGGGACCCCGTGCACGCGGGCGAACTGACCAACGAGGAGATCGAGAAGGGGCAATCCGACAGCGATTACGCGCTGAAGATGCACAAGGCCCCCGTCGCGGTCAGCCGGACCAAGGGGCCGCGCTACACGCCTGTGTCGAAGCGGCAGGACAAGCCCGACGGCATCGCGTGGATCCTGCGCAACCATCCCGAAGTGTCGGACGCGCAGATCGGCAAACTGATCGGCACGACCCGCAACACGATCGCCGCGATCCGCGACCGCAGCCACTGGAACATCCAGAACATCAATCCCAAGGATCCGGTCACGCTCGGCCTGTGCTCGCAGCGCGAGCTCGACGCGACCGTCGCCAAGGCGGCGAAGAAGGCCGGGATCGAGGACGACACCGGTGCCCGCGAGACGCGGCTCGGCAACGATCGCGAAGCGCTCATCACCGAACTGCGCGCCGAGCGCGAGGCCGCCGCCAAAGCCGCGGTCGAGGCGAGCCAGGAAGCCGAAGCGGCCGCTTGGCTCGAGAACAAGCGCGCCGAAGAGGCTGCGGGCGAACAGTAA